The following coding sequences lie in one Streptomyces sp. NBC_00510 genomic window:
- the dprA gene encoding DNA-processing protein DprA — translation MDGDAGPDLEEEPPPTPEERLARAAVTRIADPGDGLVGAWLRELGPVETVRALTAGEELPGAGEQRAAGYALRARRTRPERDLAAARAMGARFLCPGDPDWPRQLDDLGGERPYGLWVRGGASLRMWALRSVAVVGARACTDYGSHMAASLGADLAEAGWVTVSGAAYGVDGAAHRGALSATGATVGVVASGVDVPYPPGHAELIGRIAEQGLLIGELPPGSHPTRSRFVLRNRVIAALTRGTVVIEAQYRSGSLITARRARKLGRFVMGVPGPCTSALSQGVHELLRADGVLVTGAADVIELVGRIGEDLAPERRGPVLPRDLLPPAAARVLEALPARGGAGVAELAVAAASTPDDTLARLHELHALGFVERDGPRWKLPQGREAAPTAPTTEGGRQADTLSR, via the coding sequence ATGGACGGGGACGCCGGGCCGGACCTGGAGGAGGAGCCGCCACCGACGCCCGAGGAGCGTCTGGCCCGCGCCGCCGTGACGCGGATCGCCGATCCCGGCGACGGCCTCGTCGGCGCCTGGCTGCGGGAGCTCGGCCCCGTCGAGACCGTACGGGCCCTCACCGCCGGTGAGGAGCTGCCCGGGGCGGGCGAGCAGCGGGCGGCCGGATACGCCCTGCGGGCCCGCCGGACCCGGCCGGAGCGGGATCTGGCGGCGGCCCGGGCCATGGGGGCCCGTTTCCTGTGCCCCGGTGACCCGGACTGGCCGCGGCAGCTCGACGACCTGGGCGGCGAGCGCCCGTACGGACTGTGGGTGCGCGGCGGCGCCTCGCTGCGGATGTGGGCGCTGCGGTCGGTCGCCGTCGTGGGTGCCCGTGCCTGCACCGACTACGGCTCCCACATGGCGGCGTCCCTCGGCGCCGACCTGGCGGAGGCCGGCTGGGTCACCGTCTCCGGGGCCGCCTACGGCGTCGACGGCGCCGCGCACCGGGGAGCGCTGTCCGCGACGGGGGCGACCGTGGGGGTCGTCGCCTCCGGAGTGGACGTGCCGTATCCGCCGGGTCATGCCGAGTTGATCGGACGCATCGCCGAACAGGGGCTGCTCATCGGTGAATTGCCACCCGGATCGCATCCCACCCGCAGCCGCTTCGTGCTCCGCAACCGTGTGATCGCCGCGCTCACCCGGGGCACCGTCGTCATCGAGGCCCAGTACCGCAGCGGCTCCCTGATCACCGCCCGCCGGGCCCGCAAGCTGGGCCGTTTCGTCATGGGCGTGCCGGGACCCTGCACCTCGGCGCTGTCCCAGGGGGTCCACGAGCTGCTGCGCGCGGACGGGGTCCTGGTCACCGGCGCCGCCGACGTCATCGAACTCGTCGGCCGCATCGGCGAGGACCTCGCCCCCGAGCGCCGCGGGCCGGTCCTGCCGCGGGATCTGCTCCCGCCCGCAGCCGCCCGGGTCCTGGAGGCCCTGCCGGCCCGGGGCGGGGCCGGCGTAGCGGAGCTCGCGGTCGCCGCCGCGAGCACCCCCGACGACACCCTCGCCAGGCTCCATGAGCTGCACGCCCTCGGTTTCGTCGAACGGGACGGCCCGCGCTGGAAGTTGCCGCAAGGCCGCGAGGCGGCTCCCACGGCTCCCACGACGGAGGGGGGTCGCCAAGCCGACACGCTCTCCCGGTGA
- the lepB gene encoding signal peptidase I, which translates to MDTEVHLPERDRADPAEQRVERSRFGVRTQRYALLAVAAAAVIALVNVFVAQPFEIPSGSMENTLRAGDRVLVNKLAYRFGKVPARGDVVVFDGEGSFVQDSGGTDYVKRVIGVGGDRVTCCDERGRITVNGRPLDETYLYPGDTPSRVAFDIEVPKGRLWVMGDHRADSRDSRDHLGDPGGGTVPVDKVIGRAEATFWPLGRRRSLDGAHG; encoded by the coding sequence ATGGACACAGAGGTGCACCTCCCGGAGCGCGACCGCGCCGATCCCGCCGAACAGCGGGTTGAGCGGTCGCGCTTCGGCGTACGTACACAGCGGTATGCGCTGCTCGCCGTGGCGGCCGCCGCCGTGATCGCGCTGGTCAACGTCTTCGTGGCCCAGCCCTTCGAGATCCCCAGCGGGTCGATGGAGAACACCCTGCGGGCCGGGGACCGCGTGCTGGTCAACAAACTGGCGTACCGTTTCGGCAAGGTGCCCGCCAGAGGCGATGTCGTGGTGTTCGACGGCGAGGGATCGTTCGTGCAGGACTCCGGCGGGACCGACTACGTCAAGCGGGTCATCGGTGTCGGTGGGGACCGGGTGACCTGCTGCGACGAGCGGGGCAGGATCACCGTCAACGGGCGCCCGCTGGACGAGACCTATCTTTACCCCGGGGACACGCCGTCCCGGGTAGCGTTCGACATCGAGGTTCCGAAGGGGAGGCTGTGGGTGATGGGTGACCACCGTGCCGACAGCCGGGATTCCCGTGACCATCTGGGCGACCCCGGAGGGGGCACCGTCCCGGTGGACAAGGTGATCGGCCGGGCCGAGGCGACCTTCTGGCCGCTGGGCCGCCGCCGCTCCCTGGACGGCGCCCATGGGTAA
- a CDS encoding TetR/AcrR family transcriptional regulator, translated as MAEHRSMQRDALLDAARSLLSEGGTEALTFPALAERTGLARSSVYEYFRSRAAVVEELCAVDFPVWAAEVEAAMEAAPTAEAKIEAYVRSQLTLVGDRRHRAVVAISAGELDSGAREKIRAAHGGLVAMVVEALAALGHHEPRLTAMLLQGIVDSAVRRIELGAAEEPDAIADAAVTMALRGVLG; from the coding sequence GTGGCCGAGCACCGGTCGATGCAGCGCGACGCCCTGCTGGACGCCGCGCGCAGTCTGCTCTCCGAAGGCGGGACGGAGGCCCTGACCTTCCCCGCCCTCGCGGAGCGCACCGGGCTCGCCCGGTCCTCCGTCTACGAGTACTTCCGCTCCCGGGCCGCAGTCGTCGAGGAGCTGTGCGCCGTCGACTTCCCCGTCTGGGCGGCCGAGGTCGAGGCGGCCATGGAGGCCGCCCCCACCGCCGAAGCCAAGATCGAGGCGTACGTCCGCAGCCAGCTCACGCTCGTCGGTGACCGCCGGCACCGGGCCGTGGTCGCGATCTCCGCGGGCGAACTCGACTCGGGCGCCCGTGAGAAGATCCGCGCCGCCCACGGCGGCCTGGTCGCCATGGTCGTCGAGGCGCTCGCCGCGCTCGGCCACCATGAGCCGAGGCTCACCGCGATGCTGCTCCAGGGCATCGTCGACTCCGCGGTCCGCCGGATCGAGCTCGGTGCCGCCGAGGAGCCGGACGCCATCGCCGACGCGGCCGTCACCATGGCGCTGCGCGGCGTCCTGGGCTGA
- the lepB gene encoding signal peptidase I, which produces MSTSTRTGTRTATGRAGEQGGGRTGRIVSGLAVALGCVLFLGGFVWGALVYRPYTVPTGSMTPTVDAGDKILAQRIDGSEVRRGDIVVFTDPLWGDVPMVKRVVAVGGDKVACCDKQGRLTVDGKPVDEPFRLDPEGPASPTSFSATVPRGNLFMMGDNRATSEDSRFRLGDADNGSVPRSTVSARVDGVVWPLGRAGMVARTGAFAALPGDGPSGPGPLRTVGVALAAGVVLIFAGAAYGPVADRARRRRAAR; this is translated from the coding sequence ATGAGCACGAGCACACGCACGGGCACGCGGACGGCGACGGGGCGAGCAGGCGAACAGGGCGGCGGGCGGACCGGACGGATAGTCTCCGGTCTGGCCGTCGCCCTCGGCTGCGTGCTCTTCCTGGGGGGTTTCGTCTGGGGGGCGCTGGTCTACCGGCCGTACACCGTCCCCACCGGATCCATGACCCCGACCGTCGACGCGGGCGACAAGATCCTCGCCCAGCGGATCGACGGCTCCGAGGTGCGACGCGGGGACATCGTGGTCTTCACCGACCCGCTGTGGGGCGACGTCCCCATGGTGAAGCGGGTCGTGGCGGTCGGCGGTGACAAGGTGGCCTGCTGCGACAAGCAGGGGCGGCTCACGGTCGACGGCAAGCCGGTCGACGAGCCGTTCCGGCTCGACCCCGAGGGACCGGCGTCGCCGACCTCCTTCTCGGCCACCGTGCCCCGGGGCAACCTGTTCATGATGGGCGACAACCGGGCGACGTCCGAGGACTCCCGCTTCCGCCTCGGCGACGCCGACAACGGCTCCGTGCCGCGCAGCACGGTGTCCGCGCGGGTCGACGGCGTGGTCTGGCCGCTCGGCCGCGCGGGCATGGTCGCCCGGACCGGCGCGTTCGCCGCCCTGCCGGGCGACGGGCCCTCCGGCCCAGGCCCTTTGCGCACGGTGGGCGTGGCGCTCGCGGCCGGAGTGGTCCTGATCTTCGCTGGTGCGGCCTACGGTCCGGTCGCGGACCGGGCCCGGCGGCGGAGGGCGGCGCGATAA
- a CDS encoding YraN family protein, protein MNARGAFGRYGEELAARSLTEAGMTVLERNWRCRHRERHGEIDIVAADGDALVVCEVKSRAESCGEHPMAAVTPRKAERLRLLAECWLADHGGPPPGGVRIDVVGVVLPPRGAARVEHVRGVE, encoded by the coding sequence ATGAATGCCCGAGGAGCTTTCGGACGCTACGGCGAGGAACTGGCGGCACGGTCTCTGACCGAGGCCGGGATGACCGTGCTGGAGCGGAACTGGCGGTGCAGGCACCGCGAACGGCACGGCGAGATCGACATCGTGGCGGCGGACGGCGACGCGCTCGTGGTGTGCGAGGTGAAGTCGCGCGCGGAGTCCTGCGGTGAGCACCCGATGGCAGCCGTCACCCCGCGCAAGGCGGAGCGGCTGCGGCTGCTCGCCGAATGTTGGCTCGCCGACCACGGCGGACCGCCCCCGGGCGGGGTGCGGATCGACGTGGTCGGTGTGGTGCTGCCGCCCCGGGGCGCCGCCCGCGTCGAGCACGTGCGGGGGGTGGAGTGA
- the rpsB gene encoding 30S ribosomal protein S2 — MAVVTMRELLESGVHFGHQTRRWNPKMKRFIFTERNGIYIIDLLQSLSYIDRAYEFVKETVAHGGTILFVGTKKQAQEAIAEQATRVGMPYVNQRWLGGMLTNFSTVYKRLQRLKELEEIDFEDVAASGLTKKELLVLSREKEKLEKTLGGIREMQKVPSAVWIVDTKKEHIAVGEARKLRIPVVAILDTNCDPDEVDYKIPGNDDAIRSVTLLTRVIADAVAEGLIARSGAATAGDKAEGEPLAAWERELLEGDKAKADETAAEAAPAAESAEAPAAEAAPAETAEETAAEAAPAAETAEAPAADAEQA, encoded by the coding sequence ATGGCCGTCGTCACGATGCGGGAGCTGCTGGAGAGCGGCGTCCACTTCGGGCACCAGACCCGCCGCTGGAACCCGAAGATGAAGCGCTTCATCTTCACCGAGCGCAACGGCATCTACATCATCGACCTGCTCCAGTCGCTGTCGTACATCGACCGCGCCTACGAGTTCGTCAAGGAGACCGTCGCACACGGCGGCACCATCCTCTTCGTCGGTACGAAGAAGCAGGCCCAGGAGGCCATCGCCGAGCAGGCGACCCGCGTCGGCATGCCCTACGTGAACCAGCGCTGGCTGGGCGGCATGCTCACCAACTTCTCGACCGTCTACAAGCGCCTGCAGCGCCTGAAGGAGCTCGAGGAGATCGACTTCGAGGACGTGGCCGCCTCCGGCCTCACCAAGAAGGAGCTCCTGGTCCTCTCCCGTGAGAAGGAGAAGCTGGAGAAGACCCTGGGCGGCATCCGCGAGATGCAGAAGGTGCCGAGCGCCGTCTGGATCGTGGACACCAAGAAGGAGCACATCGCCGTCGGTGAGGCGCGCAAGCTCCGCATCCCGGTCGTCGCGATCCTCGACACCAACTGCGACCCCGACGAGGTCGACTACAAGATCCCGGGCAACGACGACGCGATCCGCTCCGTCACCCTGCTGACCCGTGTGATCGCCGATGCCGTCGCCGAGGGCCTCATCGCCCGCTCCGGTGCCGCCACCGCCGGTGACAAGGCCGAGGGCGAGCCGCTGGCCGCCTGGGAGCGCGAGCTGCTCGAGGGCGACAAGGCGAAGGCCGATGAGACCGCCGCCGAGGCTGCTCCGGCCGCCGAGTCCGCTGAGGCGCCCGCCGCGGAGGCCGCTCCGGCCGAGACCGCCGAGGAGACCGCCGCCGAGGCTGCTCCGGCCGCCGAGACCGCCGAGGCGCCCGCCGCCGACGCCGAGCAGGCCTGA
- a CDS encoding DUF2469 domain-containing protein, translated as MSAEDLEKYETEMELKLYREYRDVVGLFKYVIETERRFYLTNDYEMQVHSVQGEVFFEVSMADAWVWDMYRPARFVKQVRVLTFKDVNIEELNKADLDLPSDDSGFNG; from the coding sequence ATGAGCGCCGAGGACCTCGAGAAGTACGAGACCGAGATGGAGCTGAAGCTCTACAGGGAGTACCGGGATGTCGTCGGCCTGTTCAAGTACGTGATCGAGACGGAGCGTCGTTTCTACCTCACCAACGACTACGAGATGCAGGTGCACTCGGTCCAGGGCGAGGTGTTCTTCGAGGTCTCCATGGCCGACGCGTGGGTGTGGGACATGTACCGGCCGGCGCGCTTCGTGAAGCAGGTGCGCGTGCTGACGTTCAAGGACGTGAACATCGAGGAGCTGAACAAGGCCGACCTCGACCTACCCTCGGACGACTCCGGCTTCAACGGCTGA
- a CDS encoding NUDIX hydrolase, which yields MRRRAARLVLLDPSDRILLLHGYEPDDPSVTWWFTPGGGVEEGESLDVAARRELAEETGITTALLGPVLWERSCAFDFDGRRWEQDEWYYLARTDDVRVHTAGLTELEQRSVDGLRWWTCEELLASHETVYPTRLAELLRALLDEGPPLSPIHLGTERD from the coding sequence ATGCGACGGCGCGCGGCCCGGCTCGTCCTCCTGGACCCCTCCGACCGGATCCTGCTGCTCCACGGGTACGAGCCGGACGACCCGTCCGTCACCTGGTGGTTCACGCCGGGCGGCGGCGTCGAGGAGGGCGAGAGCCTGGACGTCGCGGCGCGCCGCGAGCTGGCGGAGGAGACCGGGATCACCACGGCCCTGCTCGGGCCGGTGCTGTGGGAGCGCTCGTGCGCCTTCGACTTCGACGGCCGGCGCTGGGAGCAGGACGAGTGGTACTACCTGGCCCGCACCGACGACGTCCGGGTGCACACGGCCGGTCTGACCGAGCTGGAGCAGCGCAGCGTCGACGGCCTGCGATGGTGGACCTGTGAGGAACTGCTGGCCTCGCATGAGACGGTGTACCCGACCAGGCTCGCCGAGCTGCTGCGCGCATTGCTCGACGAAGGTCCCCCATTGTCCCCGATTCACCTGGGGACGGAGCGTGACTGA
- the whiG gene encoding RNA polymerase sigma factor WhiG, which translates to MHRHTPGHEGSTAATAVTGNPRPPAPTSLDALWRTYKSTGDARLREQLILHYSPLVKYVAGRVSVGLPANVEQADFVSSGVFGLIDAIEKFDPERAIKFETYAITRIRGAMIDELRALDWIPRSVRQKARAVERAYATLEASLRRTPSESEVAAEMGIALEELHGVFSQLSLANVVALEELLHAGTDGGDRLTLVDTLEDTGADNPVEVAEDRELRRLLARAVNTLPEREKTVVTLYYYEGLTLAEIGQVLGVTESRVSQIHTKSVLQLRAKLADVGR; encoded by the coding sequence ATGCACCGGCACACTCCCGGGCACGAAGGCAGCACGGCGGCGACCGCCGTCACCGGAAACCCCCGGCCGCCCGCCCCCACCTCGCTCGACGCGCTGTGGCGGACCTACAAGTCCACGGGGGACGCACGCCTGCGCGAGCAGCTGATCCTGCACTACTCACCCCTGGTGAAGTACGTCGCGGGACGGGTGAGCGTCGGCCTGCCCGCCAACGTGGAACAGGCGGACTTCGTCTCCTCCGGGGTCTTCGGGCTCATCGACGCCATCGAGAAGTTCGACCCCGAGCGTGCGATCAAGTTCGAGACCTACGCGATCACCAGGATCCGCGGGGCCATGATCGACGAGCTGCGCGCCCTGGACTGGATCCCGCGCTCGGTGCGCCAGAAGGCCCGCGCCGTGGAGCGCGCCTACGCCACCCTCGAGGCCTCCCTGCGGCGGACCCCGAGCGAGTCCGAGGTCGCCGCCGAGATGGGCATCGCCCTGGAGGAGCTGCACGGCGTCTTCAGCCAGCTCTCCCTGGCCAACGTCGTCGCCCTGGAGGAACTGCTCCACGCGGGCACCGACGGCGGTGACCGGCTCACCCTGGTCGACACCCTGGAGGACACCGGCGCCGACAACCCCGTCGAGGTCGCCGAGGACCGTGAGCTGCGCCGCCTGCTGGCCCGCGCCGTCAACACGCTGCCCGAGCGCGAGAAGACCGTGGTCACCCTCTACTACTACGAGGGGCTCACCCTCGCGGAGATCGGCCAGGTGCTCGGGGTCACCGAGAGCAGGGTCAGCCAGATCCACACCAAGTCCGTACTGCAATTGCGCGCGAAACTGGCCGACGTCGGCCGTTGA
- the lepB gene encoding signal peptidase I has translation MPLLIVIALALAWLIKTFLLQAFSIPSASMENTLRIGDRVLVDKLTPWFGSEPERGEVVVFHDPGGWLGETVPVDTNPVTNAIQKGLSFVGLMPSAEEKDLIKRVIAVGGDTVECKGTGPVKVNGKALDEPYIYPGNTPCGDRPFGPIKVPDGRIWVMGDHRQDSLDSRYHQNLPGNGTVSVDEVVGRAVVVAWPISNWSTLPVPSTFDQPGINAAAAGLPAAGGLAGAAPLVLWRRRRLINRAG, from the coding sequence CTGCCGCTGCTGATCGTCATCGCGCTCGCGCTGGCCTGGCTGATCAAGACCTTCCTGCTGCAGGCCTTCTCCATCCCCTCGGCGTCGATGGAGAACACCCTCAGGATCGGCGACCGGGTCCTGGTCGACAAGCTCACGCCCTGGTTCGGCTCCGAGCCCGAGCGCGGCGAGGTCGTCGTCTTCCACGACCCGGGCGGCTGGCTCGGCGAGACCGTCCCGGTGGACACCAACCCGGTGACGAACGCGATCCAGAAGGGTCTGAGCTTCGTCGGCCTCATGCCGTCCGCGGAGGAGAAGGACCTGATCAAGCGGGTCATCGCGGTCGGCGGGGACACGGTGGAGTGCAAGGGCACCGGCCCGGTCAAGGTGAACGGCAAGGCGCTGGACGAGCCGTACATCTACCCGGGGAACACCCCCTGCGGTGACCGTCCCTTCGGCCCGATCAAGGTTCCGGACGGCCGCATCTGGGTGATGGGCGACCACCGGCAGGACTCCCTGGACTCCCGTTACCACCAGAACCTGCCGGGCAACGGCACGGTCTCCGTGGACGAGGTCGTCGGCCGCGCGGTCGTCGTGGCCTGGCCGATCAGCAACTGGTCCACCCTCCCCGTGCCCAGCACCTTCGACCAGCCCGGCATCAACGCGGCGGCAGCGGGTCTGCCGGCCGCGGGCGGACTGGCCGGTGCGGCCCCGCTGGTGCTGTGGCGGCGGCGCCGTCTGATCAACCGGGCCGGGTGA
- a CDS encoding YifB family Mg chelatase-like AAA ATPase, translating into MGFARTCSVALLGVEGVVVEVQADLEAGVAAFTLVGLPDKSLSESRDRVRAAIVNSGETWPQKKLTVGLSPASVPKGGSGFDLAVACAVLAANDRVAPRDIADLMMIGELGLDGRVRPVRGVLPAVLAAADAGYRHVVVPERTVAEASLVPGVSVLGVRSLRQLIALLNDELAPEEDEEPTDGRPDPMLAGLTLPGAGHGTGLADTGTPDLAEVAGQGTARTALEVAAAGGHHIYLKGPPGAGKTMLAERLPGLLPPLTRQEAVEVTAVHSVAGMLPPGRHMVDQPPYCAPHHSATMQSLVGGGNGLPRPGAVSLSHKGVLFLDEAPEFTGQALDALRQPLESGHVVIARAAGVVRLPARFLLVLAANPCPCGRYGSPGGMCDCTPSMIRRYQGRLSGPLLDRVDLRVEVEAVSRSELIGGAGSAESTAVVATRVREARERAAARYADTPWRLNSEVPGHELRTRWAMAPGALRSAERDMERGLLTARGLDRVLRVAWTVADLAGRDRPDGVDMERALELRTGVRRGMAAATGAAR; encoded by the coding sequence ATGGGCTTCGCCCGGACGTGTTCGGTGGCGCTGCTGGGTGTGGAGGGCGTCGTCGTCGAGGTCCAGGCGGACCTGGAGGCGGGAGTGGCCGCGTTCACGCTGGTGGGGCTGCCGGACAAGAGCCTGAGCGAGAGCCGCGACCGGGTCCGCGCCGCCATCGTGAACAGTGGCGAGACCTGGCCGCAGAAGAAGCTCACGGTCGGCCTCAGCCCGGCCTCCGTCCCCAAGGGCGGCAGCGGCTTCGACCTGGCGGTCGCGTGCGCCGTCCTCGCCGCGAACGACCGCGTCGCCCCGCGCGACATCGCCGACCTGATGATGATCGGCGAGCTCGGCCTCGACGGCCGGGTCCGCCCGGTCCGCGGGGTGCTGCCCGCGGTCCTCGCCGCCGCCGACGCCGGATACCGCCACGTCGTGGTGCCCGAGCGCACGGTCGCCGAGGCCTCGCTCGTACCGGGGGTCTCCGTGCTCGGGGTCCGCAGCCTGCGGCAGCTGATCGCACTTCTCAACGACGAGCTCGCCCCGGAGGAGGACGAGGAGCCCACCGACGGGAGGCCCGACCCGATGCTGGCCGGCCTGACCCTGCCGGGCGCCGGCCACGGCACGGGGCTCGCCGACACCGGCACCCCGGATCTGGCCGAGGTCGCGGGACAGGGCACCGCCAGGACGGCCCTGGAGGTCGCCGCCGCCGGCGGTCACCACATCTACCTGAAGGGGCCGCCGGGCGCGGGCAAGACAATGCTGGCCGAGCGGCTGCCCGGGCTGCTGCCGCCGCTCACCCGGCAGGAGGCGGTGGAGGTCACCGCCGTGCACTCGGTCGCCGGGATGCTGCCGCCGGGCCGGCACATGGTGGACCAGCCGCCGTACTGCGCGCCGCACCACTCGGCGACCATGCAGTCGCTGGTCGGCGGCGGAAACGGGCTGCCGCGGCCGGGTGCCGTCTCGCTCTCCCACAAAGGTGTGCTTTTTCTGGACGAAGCACCCGAATTCACTGGTCAGGCCCTGGACGCGCTGCGCCAGCCCCTGGAGTCCGGCCACGTGGTGATCGCCAGGGCGGCCGGAGTCGTCCGCCTTCCCGCGCGGTTCCTGCTCGTCCTCGCCGCCAACCCCTGCCCCTGCGGGCGGTACGGCTCACCCGGCGGTATGTGCGACTGCACGCCGAGCATGATCCGCCGTTACCAGGGGCGGCTCTCCGGGCCCCTCCTGGACAGGGTCGACCTGCGGGTCGAGGTGGAAGCCGTCAGCCGCTCCGAGCTGATCGGGGGCGCCGGCTCCGCGGAGTCCACCGCGGTGGTCGCCACGCGGGTGCGGGAGGCCCGCGAGCGCGCCGCCGCCCGGTACGCGGACACGCCGTGGCGGCTCAACAGCGAGGTCCCCGGCCATGAGTTGCGCACCCGCTGGGCGATGGCGCCCGGGGCGCTGCGCTCCGCGGAGCGGGACATGGAGCGCGGGCTCCTCACCGCGCGCGGACTCGACCGGGTCCTGCGCGTGGCCTGGACGGTCGCCGACCTCGCGGGCCGTGACCGTCCCGATGGCGTCGACATGGAGCGCGCCCTGGAGCTGCGCACCGGTGTGCGCCGCGGCATGGCGGCGGCGACGGGGGCCGCGCGATGA
- a CDS encoding M23 family metallopeptidase — MVVLAVLTWLGLVHPVGAAARTPVVPGGEDADRAWPVDPSGGGRRPVVERGFDPPAVPWAAGHRGVDLRAGPGAPVRAAAPGRVSYTGQVAGRGVVAIELTGGLRITYQPVRASVAVGDEVGAGQEVGVLTEGPWHCPGGCLHWGLLRGEVYLDPLSLLPDGLLRGGPSRLLPVFGVPLPEGVAGTTAGAIEAVGKVPPVSPGRRAAPW; from the coding sequence GTGGTGGTGTTGGCGGTACTGACGTGGCTCGGGCTCGTGCACCCGGTGGGGGCCGCTGCCCGGACGCCGGTCGTCCCGGGAGGCGAGGACGCGGACCGGGCCTGGCCTGTGGATCCGTCCGGCGGGGGCCGGCGACCGGTCGTGGAGCGGGGGTTCGATCCGCCGGCGGTGCCGTGGGCGGCGGGGCACCGTGGGGTGGACCTGCGCGCGGGGCCCGGCGCACCGGTGCGCGCGGCGGCGCCCGGCAGGGTGTCGTACACCGGTCAGGTGGCGGGGCGCGGGGTCGTGGCGATCGAGCTCACCGGCGGGCTGCGCATCACGTACCAGCCGGTGCGGGCCTCGGTCGCGGTGGGCGACGAGGTCGGAGCGGGGCAGGAGGTGGGGGTGCTCACGGAAGGCCCGTGGCATTGCCCCGGCGGCTGCCTGCACTGGGGGCTGCTGCGCGGGGAGGTCTACCTCGACCCGCTGTCGCTGCTGCCGGACGGGCTGCTGCGCGGCGGGCCGTCACGACTCCTGCCGGTCTTCGGGGTGCCCTTGCCGGAAGGGGTGGCCGGAACGACGGCCGGAGCGATCGAGGCGGTCGGGAAGGTCCCGCCGGTCAGCCCAGGACGCCGCGCAGCGCCATGGTGA
- the lepB gene encoding signal peptidase I gives MGNRGRANAGQPSRAEYLGEEPAGPRRGGGRAERRKLARKVKRRRRRSAAREIPLLIGVALLIALVLKTFLLQAFVIPSGSMEQTIRIGDRVVVDKLTPWFGSRPQRGDVVVFKDPGNWLEGEQAQSGEDPVVVKQVKEFFTFIGLLPSADEQDLIKRVVAVGGDTVKCCDAQGKITVNGTPLNEPYIHPGNPPSEIKFTVKVPPNRLFVMGDHRSNSADSRFHLKDAGDGTVPENLVVGRAFAVAWPMGHWAGLKEPATYSGVAAPGGSGASAARAGPGVATSNNRQGMTPLPTPAELPLVMGVVGLRRIWRGRQRAASGVSGVRSGCGGPGGRRKVRTRRAGGSGPHVGRLGGRWRGAARKERPGRGRGNLRRGE, from the coding sequence ATGGGTAACCGCGGGCGGGCGAACGCCGGCCAGCCGAGCCGTGCCGAGTACCTGGGCGAGGAGCCCGCGGGCCCGCGCAGGGGCGGCGGCCGGGCCGAGCGGCGCAAGCTGGCGCGGAAGGTCAAGCGCAGGCGGCGGCGTTCCGCGGCCAGGGAGATACCCCTGCTCATCGGGGTCGCGCTGCTGATCGCGCTGGTGCTCAAGACCTTCCTGCTGCAGGCCTTTGTCATCCCGTCGGGCTCGATGGAGCAGACGATCAGGATCGGCGACCGCGTCGTCGTCGACAAGCTCACGCCGTGGTTCGGCTCGCGGCCGCAGCGCGGCGACGTGGTGGTCTTCAAGGACCCCGGCAACTGGCTGGAGGGCGAGCAGGCCCAGTCCGGCGAGGACCCGGTGGTCGTGAAGCAGGTCAAGGAGTTCTTCACCTTCATCGGGCTGCTGCCGTCCGCGGACGAGCAGGACCTGATCAAGCGGGTGGTCGCGGTCGGCGGCGACACGGTGAAGTGCTGCGACGCCCAGGGGAAGATCACCGTCAACGGGACCCCGCTGAACGAGCCCTACATCCATCCGGGCAATCCGCCGTCGGAGATCAAGTTCACGGTCAAGGTCCCGCCGAACCGGCTCTTCGTGATGGGTGACCACCGGTCCAACTCCGCGGACTCCCGCTTCCACCTCAAGGACGCCGGCGACGGCACCGTGCCGGAGAACCTGGTGGTGGGCAGGGCCTTCGCCGTGGCCTGGCCGATGGGGCACTGGGCGGGGCTGAAGGAACCGGCGACGTACTCCGGCGTCGCCGCGCCGGGGGGTTCGGGCGCGTCTGCCGCGAGGGCGGGCCCGGGAGTGGCAACATCCAACAATCGGCAAGGAATGACCCCGCTCCCGACTCCTGCGGAACTCCCGCTCGTTATGGGGGTGGTGGGCTTGCGCCGCATATGGCGCGGGCGGCAGCGCGCAGCAAGCGGAGTAAGCGGAGTAAGGAGTGGATGTGGGGGACCTGGTGGTCGGCGCAAGGTCCGGACGCGGAGAGCCGGAGGATCGGGACCCCACGTCGGGCGGCTCGGCGGGCGATGGCGAGGCGCCGCTCGGAAAGAAAGGCCCGGACGCGGGCGCGGAAACCTCCGAAGAGGCGAGTGA